Proteins found in one Anabas testudineus chromosome 1, fAnaTes1.2, whole genome shotgun sequence genomic segment:
- the mchr1a gene encoding melanin-concentrating hormone receptor 1, producing the protein MDFLNHSNVSLRDINSTTPAVDGTPPCSAFLPVIFGIICFLGILGNCIVIYTIMKKTKCRAKQTVPDIFILNVSIVDLLFLLGMPFLIHQLLGNGSWHFGSAMCTVITALDSNSQIVSTYILTAMTLDRYLATVHPIRFNYIRTPCVALLVIGLVWGLSLLTIIPVWMYAGLMHLPDGLVACALLLPDPVRDTYWFTLYQFFLAFAVPLIIICLVFFKILQHMSTSVAPLPPRSLRVRTKKVTRMAVAICLAFFICWAPYYILQLVHLGVQRPSFAFSYAYNIAISMGYANSCINPFLYIILSETFKRQFLRAVRPVNRKFRVNPSTTEGGSVSVRMVPEGAQQVSAPEEMVPSNDAPQ; encoded by the exons ATGGATTTCCTAAACCACTCTAATGTTTCCCTCCGGGACATCAATTCAACGACACCGG CTGTAGATGGGACCCCTCCTTGCAGTGCCTTTCTCCCCGTCATCTTTGGCATAATCTGCTTTTTGGGTATTTTGGGAAACTGTATAGTTATCTACACCATCATGAAGAAAACCAAGTGTCGAGCCAAACAAACTGTTCCAGACATCTTCATCTTAAATGTGTCAATTGTTGATCTCCTGTTTCTTCTTGGGATGCCATTCCTCATCCACCAGTTGCTGGGCAACGGTAGCTGGCACTTTGGATCTGCAATGTGTACGGTTATCACTGCACTTGACTCCAACAGCCAAATTGTCAGTACGTACATACTCACTGCAATGACCCTTGACCGTTACTTGGCTACAGTCCATCCCATCCGCTTCAACTACATCCGCACACCCTGCGTGGCTCTGCTGGTCATTGGACTGGTGTGGGGTCTGTCTTTACTCACCATCATCCCTGTGTGGATGTACGCAGGCTTGATGCATCTCCCAGACGGCCTGGTGGCCTGTGCTCTTCTTCTGCCTGATCCAGTGAGAGACACGTATTGGTTTACACTCTACCAGTTCTTCTTAGCCTTTGCTGTACCCTTGATAATCATCTGTTTGGTCTTCTTCAAGATCCTCCAACACATGTCTACCAGCGTGGCACCACTGCCTCCACGGAGTTTGAGGGTTCGCACTAAGAAGGTGACGCGGATGGCAGTGGCCATCTGCCTGGCTTTCTTCATCTGCTGGGCTCCTTATTACATCCTCCAGCTGGTCCACCTAGGGGTGCAGAGGCCAAGCTTTGCTTTCTCCTATGCCTACAACATAGCCATTAGCATGGGTTATGCCAACAGTTGCATCAATCCATTTCTCTACATCATCCTCAGTGAGACCTTCAAGAGGCAGTTTCTCAGAGCTGTACGCCCAGTTAACAGGAAGTTCCGAGTGAATCCGAGCACCACTGAAGGCggcagtgtgagtgtgaggatGGTACCTGAAGGTGCTCAGCAGGTGTCAGCCCCCGAGGAAATGGTACCCTCCAATGACGCCCCGCAGTGA